One Halomonas sp. M4R1S46 genomic window carries:
- a CDS encoding DEAD/DEAH box helicase — MTFSDLGLSAELLRAIDAQGYTTPTPIQRQAIPAVLQGGDLLASAQTGTGKTAGFTLPMLQRLSGGKRPAKRGVRALVLTPTRELAAQVGESVRDYGRHLPLTSHVIFGGVGQQPQVDALRPGLDILVATPGRLLDLHQQGHVDLSRVEILVLDEADRMLDMGFIHDIKKVLKLLPEKRQNLLFSATFSNEIQALANKLLDAPTLIEVARRNTTAETVDQAVYRVDREKKRDLLAHLISAHRWHQVLVFTRTKHGANRLAEHLGKQDIPAMAIHGNKSQSARTRALSSFKSGELQVLVATDIAARGLDIDELPHVVNFELPNVAEDYVHRIGRTGRAGNDGQAVSLVCVDEHGLLKNIERLIKRDLEKHIEPGFEPDPNAKPEPIENGRGNRGGGRERNGGGGRGGKPQQAQGGRGSDDGQRPSRRRRRGGQGRQQA; from the coding sequence ATGACCTTTTCCGACCTCGGCCTGAGCGCCGAACTGCTTCGCGCCATCGATGCCCAGGGCTACACGACCCCGACCCCGATCCAGCGCCAGGCCATTCCCGCCGTCCTGCAGGGCGGCGACCTGCTGGCCAGCGCCCAGACCGGCACCGGCAAGACCGCCGGCTTCACCCTGCCCATGCTGCAGCGCCTGTCCGGCGGCAAGCGGCCGGCCAAGCGCGGCGTGCGTGCCCTGGTCCTGACCCCGACCCGCGAACTGGCCGCCCAGGTGGGCGAGAGCGTGCGCGACTATGGCCGCCACCTGCCGCTCACCTCCCACGTGATCTTCGGCGGCGTCGGCCAGCAGCCCCAGGTGGACGCCCTCCGCCCCGGCCTCGACATCCTGGTGGCGACCCCGGGACGCCTGCTCGACCTGCACCAGCAGGGCCATGTCGACCTCTCCAGGGTCGAGATCCTGGTCCTGGACGAGGCCGACCGCATGCTCGACATGGGCTTCATCCACGACATCAAGAAGGTGTTGAAGCTGCTGCCCGAGAAGCGCCAGAACCTGCTGTTCTCGGCGACCTTCTCCAACGAGATCCAGGCGCTGGCCAACAAGCTGCTCGACGCCCCGACCCTGATCGAGGTGGCCCGCCGCAACACCACCGCCGAGACCGTGGACCAGGCCGTCTACCGGGTCGACCGCGAGAAGAAACGCGACCTGCTGGCCCACCTGATCAGCGCCCACCGGTGGCACCAGGTGCTGGTCTTCACCCGCACCAAGCATGGCGCCAACCGCCTCGCCGAGCACCTCGGCAAGCAGGACATCCCGGCCATGGCCATCCACGGCAACAAGAGCCAGTCGGCCCGCACCCGGGCGCTGTCCTCCTTCAAGTCCGGCGAGCTGCAGGTACTGGTGGCCACCGACATCGCCGCCCGCGGCCTGGATATCGACGAGCTGCCCCACGTGGTCAACTTCGAGCTGCCCAATGTCGCCGAGGACTATGTCCACCGCATCGGCCGCACCGGCCGGGCCGGCAACGACGGCCAGGCCGTGTCCCTGGTCTGCGTCGACGAGCACGGCCTGCTCAAAAACATCGAGCGGCTGATCAAGCGCGACCTGGAGAAGCACATCGAGCCGGGGTTCGAGCCGGATCCCAACGCCAAGCCGGAGCCGATCGAGAACGGTCGCGGCAACCGCGGCGGTGGTCGCGAACGCAATGGCGGCGGCGGCCGTGGCGGCAAGCCCCAGCAGGCCCAGGGCGGCCGCGGCAGCGACGACGGCCAGCGTCCCTCGCGTCGCCGGCGCCGCGGCGGCCAGGGTCGCCAACAGGCCTGA
- a CDS encoding membrane integrity-associated transporter subunit PqiC gives MTRAKGLAVLMSLLWLGGCAVGGEPPTRYTLPDDATTSGRASGAAARHQLVLRPLRLARYLDVEGIVFQLDDITLQEASGHQWVEPLGRQLERGLRERLAHRLPETRVMFEADAGGETSQRLRVEVERFQGRHDGLAVTEGRWQLRDADGRLLALEPFRVTTPLAADGYPALVRALGHSWDSVADEVAAGIRRLR, from the coding sequence ATGACCCGCGCCAAAGGCCTCGCCGTCCTGATGTCCCTGCTGTGGCTGGGCGGCTGCGCCGTCGGTGGCGAGCCACCGACCCGCTATACCCTGCCCGACGATGCCACGACGTCCGGTCGGGCCTCGGGGGCGGCGGCCCGCCACCAGCTGGTGCTACGCCCGCTGCGCCTGGCCCGCTACCTGGACGTCGAGGGCATCGTCTTCCAGCTCGATGACATCACCCTGCAGGAGGCCAGCGGCCACCAGTGGGTCGAGCCCCTGGGCCGCCAGCTCGAGCGCGGCCTGCGCGAGCGGCTCGCCCATCGGCTGCCGGAGACCCGGGTGATGTTCGAGGCCGACGCCGGGGGCGAGACGTCGCAGCGACTGCGCGTCGAGGTGGAGCGCTTCCAGGGCCGCCACGACGGCCTGGCCGTCACCGAGGGCCGCTGGCAACTGCGCGACGCCGACGGCCGCCTGCTGGCCCTCGAGCCCTTCCGGGTGACCACGCCCCTGGCGGCCGACGGCTACCCGGCCCTGGTGCGCGCCCTGGGACACAGCTGGGACAGCGTCGCCGACGAGGTCGCCGCCGGAATTCGCCGGCTGCGTTGA
- the pqiB gene encoding intermembrane transport protein PqiB has translation MNDSPRDDTADDVHRARATPQAPLSPIWIVPIVALLIGAWLVYDNYLGRGPLITLTMESADGIEAGSTLIKTRNVEIGRVEAVSLSDDLSRVVIKARMKPEATPMLVEDSTFWVVKPRIGREGISGLNTVLSGAYLQLEPGRSEEDKRTFQVSEQPPVAPPGAEGLRVNLISQLGNSLTVGDPVTYQGFAVGRVEEASFEVESRRMHHRIFIESPYHRLVTENTRFWTASGVDLRLDSEGVRVQLESLEALLGGGVSFGVPEDLPRGLPADPDTTFTLYADEESARQGTFDRYLEYVLLIEDTIRGLSRGAPVEFRGVRVGTVASVPWNFTAPQPDERGRLAIPVLIRIEPQRLGIDSQALDLEDWRARFDRLFQRGLRASLKSGSLLTGALFVDLTLDRQRAGEYQPETFAERTVFPTTSGGLAQIQAQVTALLDKLNELEVAPILDGLSRNLATSEAMLKEVRELTAEVQTLLDDPDTRALPGNLNATLKELRGTLEGLSPEAPAYRDLTDTLDQIERLMRDLQPVARQLGDDPRALLFDSLQTEDPMPRAPTRRSQP, from the coding sequence ATGAACGACTCGCCCCGTGACGATACGGCCGACGATGTGCACCGTGCCCGGGCCACGCCGCAGGCACCGCTCTCGCCGATCTGGATCGTGCCCATCGTGGCGCTGCTGATCGGCGCCTGGCTGGTCTATGACAACTACCTCGGTCGCGGTCCCCTGATCACCCTGACCATGGAGAGCGCCGACGGCATCGAGGCCGGCAGTACCCTGATCAAGACCCGCAACGTGGAGATCGGCAGGGTGGAGGCGGTATCGCTGTCGGATGACCTCTCCCGGGTGGTGATCAAGGCGCGGATGAAGCCCGAGGCGACCCCCATGCTCGTCGAGGACAGCACCTTCTGGGTAGTCAAGCCGCGCATCGGCCGGGAGGGCATCAGCGGCCTGAACACCGTGCTCTCCGGCGCCTACCTGCAGCTCGAGCCGGGGCGCAGCGAGGAGGACAAGCGCACCTTCCAGGTCAGCGAGCAGCCGCCGGTGGCGCCTCCCGGGGCCGAGGGCCTGAGGGTCAACCTGATCAGCCAACTGGGCAACTCCCTGACTGTCGGTGACCCGGTCACCTACCAGGGGTTCGCCGTGGGCCGCGTCGAGGAGGCGAGCTTCGAGGTGGAGTCCCGGCGCATGCACCACCGCATCTTCATCGAGAGCCCCTACCACCGCCTGGTCACCGAGAACACGCGGTTCTGGACCGCCAGCGGGGTCGACCTGCGCCTCGACTCCGAGGGTGTGCGCGTGCAGCTGGAGTCCCTGGAGGCACTGCTCGGCGGCGGGGTGAGCTTCGGCGTCCCCGAGGACCTGCCCCGGGGGCTGCCTGCCGACCCCGACACCACCTTCACCCTCTATGCCGATGAGGAAAGCGCCCGGCAGGGCACCTTCGATCGCTACCTCGAGTACGTGCTGCTGATCGAGGACACGATCCGCGGCCTGAGTCGCGGGGCACCGGTGGAGTTCCGCGGCGTGCGGGTCGGCACGGTGGCCAGCGTGCCCTGGAACTTCACCGCGCCCCAGCCCGACGAGCGAGGCCGGCTGGCCATCCCGGTGCTGATCCGCATCGAGCCACAGCGGCTGGGCATCGACAGCCAGGCGCTGGACCTCGAGGACTGGCGGGCACGCTTCGACCGGCTCTTCCAGCGTGGCCTGCGGGCGTCGCTGAAGAGCGGCAGCCTGCTGACCGGAGCCCTGTTCGTCGACCTGACCCTCGACCGCCAGCGGGCCGGCGAGTACCAGCCCGAGACCTTCGCCGAGCGCACCGTCTTCCCCACCACCTCCGGAGGCCTGGCCCAGATCCAGGCCCAGGTCACGGCCCTGCTCGACAAGCTCAACGAGCTCGAGGTGGCGCCGATCCTCGACGGCCTGTCGCGCAATCTCGCCACCTCGGAGGCGATGCTCAAGGAGGTCCGCGAGCTCACCGCCGAGGTGCAGACCCTGCTCGACGACCCGGACACCCGGGCCCTGCCCGGCAACCTCAACGCCACCCTCAAGGAGCTGCGCGGCACCCTCGAGGGCCTCTCGCCGGAGGCCCCGGCCTACCGCGACCTGACCGACACCCTCGACCAGATCGAGCGGCTGATGCGCGACCTGCAGCCGGTGGCCCGCCAGTTGGGCGACGACCCCCGCGCCCTGCTGTTCGACAGCCTGCAGACCGAGGATCCGATGCCTCGCGCCCCGACCCGGAGGAGCCAGCCATGA
- a CDS encoding paraquat-inducible protein A produces MDRAPPEVRVSRRRLRACHECDWLMALPPLHAGEQAVCPRCRHPQVRRHRYPAQRSLALSLAALTALALALAFPFLGFSVSGVGNRIELTQTAGQLIGHDAPLVAIAVLLTILVLPALYLLGVVWLQAGLLRGSPLPASRGTARTLAHLEPWMMADVFLIGTLVSLIKIAGLAQVELGPSFWAFGAFALLLLATSQSVDRDWLWFALAGEPSAPEGSRTGETAAAQGLTGCPTCGLVNRLDAGGKGRCRRCHEPLHARHPRSIQRTWALLAAAAIFYIPANVYPIMTTTSLGRSSPSTIIGGIVELIEMGSWPVALVILVASVIVPVGKLLALSWLCLVAPRAHNHFALSRTRLYRLTEFIGRWSMVDIFVVAILVALIRAGNLMSVTPGPAALAFGAVVVITMLAAMSFDPRLIWDIHTPPRPAADKDAAHERLAP; encoded by the coding sequence GTGGATCGCGCCCCGCCGGAAGTCCGGGTCTCCCGGCGGCGCCTGCGCGCGTGCCACGAGTGCGACTGGCTGATGGCCCTCCCGCCCCTGCATGCCGGCGAGCAGGCCGTCTGTCCGCGCTGCCGCCATCCGCAGGTCCGGCGCCACCGCTACCCCGCCCAGCGCAGCCTGGCCCTGTCCCTCGCCGCCCTGACGGCGCTGGCCCTGGCCCTGGCCTTCCCCTTTCTCGGCTTCAGCGTCAGCGGCGTCGGCAACCGTATCGAGCTGACCCAGACCGCCGGCCAGTTGATCGGCCACGACGCGCCCCTGGTGGCGATCGCGGTGCTGCTGACCATCCTGGTGCTGCCGGCCCTCTATCTGCTCGGCGTCGTCTGGCTCCAGGCGGGGCTCCTGCGGGGTTCCCCCCTGCCGGCGAGCCGGGGCACCGCCCGCACCCTGGCCCATCTGGAGCCCTGGATGATGGCCGACGTCTTCCTGATCGGCACCCTGGTCAGCCTGATCAAGATCGCGGGACTCGCCCAGGTGGAACTGGGTCCCTCCTTCTGGGCCTTCGGGGCCTTCGCCCTGCTGCTGCTGGCCACGTCCCAGTCGGTGGATCGCGACTGGCTCTGGTTCGCCCTGGCCGGGGAGCCGAGCGCTCCGGAAGGCAGCCGCACCGGCGAGACCGCCGCCGCCCAGGGCCTCACCGGCTGCCCTACCTGCGGCCTGGTCAACCGTCTCGATGCCGGCGGCAAGGGCCGCTGCCGGCGCTGCCACGAACCCCTGCATGCGCGCCATCCGCGGAGCATCCAGCGCACCTGGGCGCTGCTCGCCGCGGCGGCCATCTTCTATATTCCGGCCAACGTCTATCCGATCATGACCACCACCAGCCTGGGCCGCAGCAGTCCGTCCACCATCATCGGCGGCATCGTCGAGCTGATCGAGATGGGCTCCTGGCCGGTGGCGCTGGTGATCCTGGTGGCCAGCGTGATCGTGCCGGTGGGCAAGCTGCTGGCCCTGTCCTGGCTGTGCCTGGTGGCGCCCCGCGCCCACAACCACTTCGCGCTGTCGCGCACCCGGCTGTATCGGCTGACCGAGTTCATCGGCCGCTGGTCGATGGTCGATATCTTCGTGGTCGCCATCCTGGTGGCCCTGATCCGCGCCGGCAACCTGATGTCGGTCACGCCCGGCCCTGCGGCGCTGGCCTTCGGCGCCGTGGTGGTGATCACCATGCTCGCCGCCATGAGCTTCGACCCCAGGTTGATCTGGGACATCCATACGCCCCCGAGACCCGCAGCGGACAAGGACGCAGCCCATGAACGACTCGCCCCGTGA
- a CDS encoding calcium/sodium antiporter, with amino-acid sequence MMLPVLAVVAGLILLVWSAERFVDGAAATSARLGLSPLLIGMLVIGFGTSAPELVVSAIAAGQGNPGLALGNAYGSNIANIGLILGLVALISPLAVHSGVIRRELPVLGAATLLSALLLLGGGIARLEGVLLLVLLGGFMAVSVVRGLRDGSDPLSTDTETDLAAHPMSLRASLAWTGIGLVLLVASSRLLVWGAVAIAQSFGVSDLIIGLTVVAVGTSLPELASSLSALRRGEHDLVLGNVVGSNLFNTLGVVGLAAVIAPIDAGREVLLRDWSLMTAMTVLMMVFAMGWRGRAGRINRLEGGALLAMYTAYIGFMISLVVGSATA; translated from the coding sequence ATGATGCTTCCCGTTCTGGCGGTGGTGGCAGGCCTGATCCTGCTGGTATGGAGCGCCGAGCGCTTCGTCGACGGTGCCGCCGCGACCTCTGCACGACTCGGCCTTTCCCCCCTGTTGATCGGCATGCTGGTGATCGGCTTCGGTACCTCGGCGCCGGAGCTGGTGGTCTCGGCCATCGCGGCCGGGCAGGGCAATCCCGGCCTGGCCCTGGGTAACGCCTACGGCTCGAACATCGCCAACATCGGCCTGATCCTGGGTCTCGTGGCGCTGATCTCGCCGCTGGCGGTACATTCCGGGGTGATCCGCCGGGAGCTGCCGGTGCTGGGGGCCGCGACGCTGCTGTCGGCGCTGCTGCTGCTGGGCGGTGGCATCGCGCGCCTGGAGGGCGTGCTGCTGCTGGTGCTGCTGGGGGGGTTCATGGCGGTCAGCGTCGTCAGGGGGCTGCGCGACGGCAGTGACCCTCTCTCCACCGACACCGAGACCGACCTGGCGGCCCACCCCATGTCGCTGCGCGCGTCGCTGGCCTGGACGGGCATCGGCCTGGTGCTGCTGGTGGCGAGCTCCCGGCTGCTGGTCTGGGGGGCGGTGGCCATCGCTCAGAGCTTCGGCGTCAGCGACCTGATCATCGGCCTGACGGTGGTGGCCGTGGGCACCTCGCTGCCGGAGCTGGCGTCCTCGCTGAGCGCCCTGCGGCGGGGCGAGCATGACCTGGTGCTCGGCAACGTGGTGGGCTCCAACCTCTTCAACACCCTCGGGGTGGTGGGTCTCGCCGCGGTGATCGCGCCCATCGACGCCGGTCGCGAGGTGCTGCTGCGCGACTGGAGCCTGATGACCGCCATGACCGTGCTGATGATGGTCTTCGCCATGGGCTGGCGGGGGCGGGCAGGGCGCATCAACCGCCTCGAGGGCGGGGCACTGCTGGCGATGTACACGGCCTACATCGGTTTCATGATCAGCCTGGTGGTCGGCAGCGCGACGGCCTGA
- a CDS encoding cytochrome ubiquinol oxidase subunit I has protein sequence MELDPLLLSRLQFAFVVSFHAIFPVFSIGLASYLAVLNGLFYRTQNPAWERLAIFWTRVFAVVFGMGVVSGIVMSFQFGTNWSNFSLAAANFLGPMLSYEVVTAFFLEASFLGVLLFGRGKVPQGVHLFASIMVAIGTFISAFWILAANSWMQTPVGMEFIEGRFRVTDWSEAIFNPSFPYRFTHMVLASFLTGGFVVAGVSAWYLLIGRDVEANRKAFSMCLWLLLVLAPTQAVVGDFHGLNTLEHQPTKVAAMEGNWETRRGAPLLLFAWPDQDAQENRFELGIPGLASLILTHHLDGELPGISEVPPAEQPPVWIVFWSFRVMVGLGFAMIAVAVAGLWLRLKGRLFGPDAHRGYLQLMRLMSVTPFLAVLAGWFVTETGRAPWLVYGIMSQAEAVTPSLTGGMALFTLVGYGLVYAVVFWAGVLYLTRVVRQGMLPEAPHEDEVERPKRPLSAAHVPFEDAASQPGRN, from the coding sequence ATGGAGCTTGATCCCCTGCTGTTGTCGCGGTTGCAGTTCGCCTTCGTGGTGTCCTTTCATGCCATCTTCCCGGTGTTCTCCATCGGCCTGGCATCCTATCTCGCCGTGCTCAACGGCCTCTTCTATCGTACCCAGAATCCCGCCTGGGAGCGCCTGGCGATCTTCTGGACACGGGTCTTCGCCGTGGTGTTCGGCATGGGCGTGGTCTCGGGGATCGTGATGTCCTTCCAGTTCGGCACCAACTGGAGCAACTTCTCGCTCGCGGCCGCGAACTTCCTCGGACCGATGCTCAGCTACGAGGTGGTCACGGCCTTCTTCCTGGAGGCGTCGTTCCTCGGCGTGTTGCTGTTCGGCCGCGGCAAGGTGCCCCAGGGGGTGCACCTCTTCGCCTCGATCATGGTGGCCATCGGCACCTTCATCTCGGCCTTCTGGATCCTCGCCGCCAACAGCTGGATGCAAACCCCGGTGGGCATGGAATTCATCGAGGGCCGTTTCCGCGTCACCGACTGGAGCGAGGCGATCTTCAATCCCTCCTTCCCCTATCGCTTCACCCATATGGTGCTGGCGTCCTTCCTCACCGGGGGCTTCGTGGTGGCCGGCGTCAGCGCCTGGTACCTGCTGATCGGCCGCGACGTCGAGGCCAACCGCAAGGCCTTCTCCATGTGCTTGTGGCTGCTGCTGGTGCTGGCCCCGACCCAGGCGGTGGTGGGCGATTTCCATGGCCTCAACACCCTGGAGCATCAGCCGACCAAGGTGGCGGCCATGGAAGGCAACTGGGAAACCCGGCGGGGCGCCCCCCTGCTGCTGTTCGCCTGGCCCGACCAGGACGCCCAGGAGAATCGCTTCGAGCTCGGCATCCCGGGGCTGGCCAGCCTGATCCTGACCCATCACCTGGACGGCGAGTTGCCGGGGATCAGTGAGGTCCCCCCGGCGGAACAGCCGCCGGTGTGGATCGTGTTCTGGTCCTTCCGCGTCATGGTGGGGCTGGGCTTCGCCATGATCGCCGTGGCGGTCGCCGGGCTCTGGCTGCGTCTCAAGGGGCGGCTCTTCGGGCCCGATGCGCATCGCGGCTACCTGCAGCTGATGCGGCTGATGTCGGTGACGCCCTTCCTGGCCGTGCTCGCCGGCTGGTTCGTCACCGAGACCGGTCGTGCCCCCTGGCTGGTCTACGGCATCATGAGCCAGGCCGAGGCCGTGACCCCCTCGCTGACCGGTGGCATGGCGCTGTTCACCCTGGTCGGCTATGGCCTGGTCTATGCCGTGGTGTTCTGGGCCGGGGTGCTCTACCTGACCCGGGTGGTCCGTCAGGGCATGCTGCCCGAGGCCCCCCACGAGGACGAGGTCGAGCGGCCCAAGCGCCCCCTCTCCGCCGCCCACGTGCCCTTCGAAGACGCCGCCAGCCAACCGGGGAGGAACTGA
- the cydB gene encoding cytochrome d ubiquinol oxidase subunit II, translating to MEMFDLSLIWAAIIGFGVIMYVLMDGFDLGVGILFPFAPDEGSRDVMMNSVAPVWDGNETWLVLGGAGLLAAFPLVYAVFLPALYIGVFLMLAGLIFRGIAFEFRFKSHRNRRWWNRAFCWGSAVAAFAQGAVVGTYIQGFAVEDFVYVGGPLDWLSPFTVVTGLGLMAGYALLGATWLIMKSEGHTQEWAYRLAPRLLLAVLAVFAVISLWTPFVDDYVRDRWFGQLHLIWIFPALALASAAWLWRSVRERREGQPFIATLGLFIFTYLGLVVSKWPVIVPPDYTLWEAASAPESQLFLLLGMLFVIPIVLTYTAWTYWVFRGKVREGEGYH from the coding sequence ATGGAAATGTTCGATCTGTCGCTGATCTGGGCCGCCATCATCGGCTTCGGCGTGATCATGTACGTGCTGATGGACGGCTTCGACCTGGGCGTGGGGATCCTCTTCCCCTTCGCCCCGGACGAGGGCAGCCGGGACGTGATGATGAACTCGGTGGCGCCGGTGTGGGACGGCAACGAGACCTGGCTGGTGCTGGGCGGCGCCGGCCTGCTGGCGGCCTTCCCGCTGGTCTATGCGGTCTTCCTGCCGGCGCTCTATATCGGCGTCTTCCTGATGCTGGCGGGGCTGATCTTCCGCGGCATCGCCTTCGAGTTCCGCTTCAAGTCCCACCGCAACCGCCGCTGGTGGAACCGTGCCTTCTGCTGGGGCTCGGCGGTGGCCGCTTTCGCCCAGGGCGCGGTCGTGGGCACCTATATCCAGGGTTTCGCCGTGGAGGACTTCGTCTATGTCGGCGGGCCCCTGGACTGGCTGTCGCCGTTCACGGTGGTGACCGGCCTGGGCCTGATGGCCGGCTATGCGCTGCTGGGCGCCACCTGGCTGATCATGAAGAGCGAGGGGCACACCCAGGAATGGGCCTACCGGCTGGCCCCGCGGCTGCTGCTGGCGGTCCTGGCGGTGTTCGCCGTCATCAGCCTGTGGACGCCCTTCGTCGACGACTACGTACGTGACCGCTGGTTCGGCCAGCTGCACCTGATCTGGATCTTCCCGGCGTTGGCGCTGGCCAGTGCGGCCTGGCTGTGGCGCTCGGTGCGGGAGCGCCGCGAGGGCCAGCCGTTCATCGCCACCCTGGGCCTGTTCATCTTCACCTACCTGGGACTGGTGGTCAGCAAGTGGCCGGTGATCGTGCCGCCGGACTATACCCTCTGGGAGGCCGCCTCGGCGCCGGAATCCCAGCTCTTCCTGCTGCTCGGGATGCTCTTCGTGATTCCCATCGTGCTGACCTATACCGCCTGGACCTACTGGGTCTTCCGCGGCAAGGTCCGGGAGGGCGAGGGCTATCACTGA
- the cydD gene encoding thiol reductant ABC exporter subunit CydD: MTEVSEARTARTWLARLAHAERRRLALAVAAGLVAGALTVAQLTLLAWLVAALLVDGTPLSALVPGLLALAALLVLRALAQWGQDAAGLAASLRLRTRARTELLDHLAELGPVGVAGHHTASLANRVVDQVEALDGYVARFLPQRHLAVAMPLLILAVVAWLDWLAALFLLLAAPLIPLFMALVGMGAERLNREQFDAVSRLSRHFIDRVRGLTTLQLFGHTRAATREVHAAADDYRRRSMRTLRLAFLSSAVLEFFAAVAIAMVAIYVGFGLLGYIAYGPSDELTLFSGLLVLLLAPEFFQPLRSLAQHYHDRAAALGAAEGLVALLAERPRRPLDAGEETPQAPEALVELVGAGVSHPERGRVLGPLDLTLARGEILGVSGPSGAGKSMLLQLLAGFVGPTEGTRRVVADHAFAWMDQRPVLIHGSLADNLRLATPEADEAALRRALERAGLGELLAVLPAGLETPLGERGVGLSGGQAQRLALARVFLSPASLVLLDEPTASLDAASEARVLNGLAALAAEGRTLVIASHQAAPLALARRVLRLRNGREAGELHG, from the coding sequence ATCACTGAGGTCTCCGAGGCGCGCACCGCCCGCACCTGGCTGGCGCGCCTGGCGCACGCCGAGCGCCGGCGGCTGGCCCTGGCGGTGGCCGCCGGGCTCGTCGCCGGGGCCCTGACCGTCGCCCAACTGACCCTGCTGGCCTGGCTGGTGGCTGCCCTGCTGGTGGACGGCACGCCGCTTTCGGCCCTGGTGCCGGGTTTGCTGGCGCTGGCGGCGCTGCTGGTGTTGCGTGCCCTGGCCCAGTGGGGCCAGGACGCCGCCGGGCTCGCCGCCAGCCTGCGCCTGCGGACCCGGGCCAGGACCGAGCTGCTCGACCACCTGGCGGAGCTGGGGCCCGTGGGCGTCGCCGGCCACCACACGGCCAGTCTCGCCAACCGGGTCGTGGATCAGGTCGAGGCCCTGGACGGCTATGTGGCCCGTTTCCTGCCCCAGCGTCACCTGGCCGTGGCCATGCCGCTGCTGATCCTCGCCGTGGTGGCCTGGCTGGACTGGCTGGCGGCGCTGTTCCTGCTGCTCGCCGCGCCGCTGATTCCGCTGTTCATGGCCCTGGTCGGCATGGGGGCCGAGCGGCTCAACCGCGAGCAGTTCGACGCCGTCTCGCGGCTGTCGCGGCATTTCATCGATCGGGTGCGGGGGCTCACCACCCTGCAGCTGTTCGGCCACACCCGGGCGGCCACCCGCGAGGTGCATGCCGCCGCCGACGACTATCGGCGGCGCAGCATGCGCACCCTGCGCCTGGCTTTCCTGTCCTCGGCGGTCCTCGAGTTCTTCGCCGCCGTGGCCATCGCCATGGTGGCCATCTACGTGGGCTTCGGCCTGCTGGGCTATATCGCCTATGGGCCGTCGGACGAGCTGACCCTGTTCAGCGGGCTCCTCGTGCTGCTGTTGGCCCCGGAATTCTTCCAGCCGCTGCGCAGCCTCGCCCAGCACTACCACGACCGGGCCGCGGCCCTGGGCGCCGCCGAGGGCCTGGTGGCCCTGCTGGCGGAGCGGCCACGCCGGCCCCTGGATGCCGGGGAGGAGACGCCCCAGGCACCCGAGGCGCTGGTCGAGCTCGTCGGCGCCGGCGTCTCGCACCCCGAGCGGGGGCGGGTGCTGGGGCCCCTGGACCTGACGCTCGCCCGGGGCGAGATCCTCGGGGTGAGCGGGCCCTCCGGGGCCGGCAAGTCGATGCTGCTGCAGCTGCTGGCGGGCTTCGTCGGGCCCACCGAGGGGACGCGGCGGGTGGTGGCGGACCACGCCTTCGCCTGGATGGACCAGCGCCCGGTGCTGATCCATGGCAGCCTCGCCGACAACCTGCGCCTGGCCACGCCCGAGGCCGACGAGGCCGCCCTGCGACGTGCCCTCGAGCGGGCCGGGCTCGGCGAGCTGCTGGCCGTCCTGCCCGCCGGGCTCGAGACGCCCCTCGGCGAGCGCGGCGTGGGGCTCTCCGGGGGCCAGGCCCAGCGCCTGGCCCTGGCGCGGGTCTTCCTCTCGCCGGCGTCCCTGGTGCTGCTCGACGAGCCCACCGCCAGCCTGGATGCGGCCAGCGAGGCCCGGGTGCTGAATGGGCTGGCCGCCCTGGCCGCGGAGGGGCGCACCCTGGTCATCGCCAGCCACCAGGCGGCGCCCCTGGCGCTGGCCCGGCGTGTCCTGCGGCTGCGCAATGGCCGTGAAGCGGGAGAGCTCCATGGCTGA